In Salmo salar chromosome ssa15, Ssal_v3.1, whole genome shotgun sequence, one genomic interval encodes:
- the LOC106571804 gene encoding sialomucin core protein 24: protein MGNCSNETCSVSVASMGSPLVATTVVTDVPAPPTISHSSTTAAPVIPTANNATNSSTSEPEPTAADLTTAVPTALPTTNGTLPVSNVTHASNVSVTTASPVGPSPVPHKNSTFDAASFIGGIVLVLGLQAVVFFLYKFCKSKDRNYHTL from the exons ATGGGCAACTGCTCTAATGAAACCTGCTCGG TGTCCGTCGCTTCAATGGGATCTCCACTTGTTGCTACAACAGTTGTAACTGACGTCCCTGCCCCACCCACAATCTCCCACTCTTCTACCACTGCTGCTCCAGTTATCCCTACAGCCAACAATGCAACTAACAGCAGCACCAGTGAGCCCGAGCCCACCGCAG CTGACCTGACCACTGCAGTACCAACTGCCCTGCCCACCACTAACGGCACCCTCCCAGTCTCTAACGTAACGCATGCTTCAA ACGTCAGTGTCACCACCGCATCACCTGTGGGGCCCTCTCCAGTGCCTCATAAGAATTCCACATTTGACGCAGCGAGCTTCATTGGGGGCATAGTGCTGGTCCTGGGCCTGCAGGCCGTGGTCTTCTTCCTGTACAAGTTCTGCAAGTCCAAGGACCGCAACTACCACACCCTCTGA